A single region of the Halorussus gelatinilyticus genome encodes:
- a CDS encoding phytoene/squalene synthase family protein, giving the protein MVTDQQLRRSKTIQQRTGRTFHFATRLLPKRIRQPTYVLYAFFRVADEVVDGVTDAPPEEQRERLERLRAEALGRKETDDDVLAAFQEVSEERGIPDEEIEIFIDAMLSDIEKNRWESYDELAEYMRGSAAAVGVMMQAVMGVEHPERAKPHAVALGEAFQLTNFLRDVREDIEDHDRIYLPGDTRDRHGVTEADVRRCNPTDGFRAAMADELRRAERKYREGVAGIEYLPEDCQFAVLYAAVLYAEHHRLIRALDYDVFSSPPEVGAFRAAWLWAKTRWHWQKSRDPVTVFRAVSAIPKAEGGHANHQHDWTPQAD; this is encoded by the coding sequence ATGGTCACCGACCAACAACTCCGACGAAGCAAAACGATTCAGCAGCGAACCGGCAGAACCTTCCACTTCGCCACGCGGTTGCTCCCGAAGCGGATTCGCCAGCCGACTTACGTCCTCTACGCGTTCTTCCGCGTCGCGGACGAGGTCGTAGACGGCGTGACGGACGCACCGCCCGAGGAGCAACGCGAGCGACTCGAACGACTCCGAGCGGAGGCACTGGGCCGAAAAGAGACCGACGACGACGTTCTCGCGGCGTTTCAGGAAGTCAGCGAGGAACGCGGGATTCCCGACGAGGAGATCGAGATCTTCATCGACGCGATGCTCTCGGACATCGAGAAGAATCGCTGGGAGTCCTACGACGAACTGGCGGAGTACATGCGCGGGTCGGCCGCCGCGGTCGGTGTGATGATGCAGGCCGTGATGGGCGTCGAACACCCCGAGCGCGCGAAACCGCACGCGGTCGCGCTCGGCGAGGCGTTCCAGTTGACGAACTTCCTGCGCGACGTGCGCGAGGATATCGAAGACCACGACCGCATCTACCTGCCCGGCGACACCCGCGACCGCCACGGCGTCACGGAGGCCGACGTTCGGCGTTGCAACCCGACCGACGGTTTCCGGGCCGCGATGGCCGACGAGTTACGACGCGCCGAACGAAAGTACCGCGAGGGCGTCGCGGGCATCGAGTATCTGCCCGAGGACTGCCAGTTTGCGGTGCTGTACGCCGCGGTACTCTACGCCGAGCATCACCGCCTCATCCGGGCGTTGGACTACGACGTGTTCTCGTCGCCCCCGGAGGTGGGGGCGTTCCGCGCGGCGTGGCTCTGGGCGAAGACGCGCTGGCACTGGCAGAAGTCCCGCGACCCCGTCACGGTGTTTCGGGCGGTCAGCGCCATCCCGAAGGCCGAGGGTGGACACGCGAACCACCAACACGATTGGACGCCGCAGGCCGACTGA
- the purH gene encoding bifunctional phosphoribosylaminoimidazolecarboxamide formyltransferase/IMP cyclohydrolase, with product MTRIAGLASNRGRNLLHIADRTPGGAELGVVLTNDPDAPVLDDAEKRGIPTEVVAREEGESRRDHEQRVVAALADYDFELVCLDGYMRILSDAFLDEMPTTLNVHPSLLPSFPGTDAHEQVLDAGVKATGCTVHVVTDATDEEGNVVESEVDGGPIVTQEPVPVYEGDDESDLKERVLYEGEFKAYPRAVRWFAEGRLDVDAEVGAVRIEGDDDGRFPVRKLESADRVADLRYGENPHQDAALYGDATCEEASVVDAPQRNEGAKGMGYNNYNDADAALNLVKEFDRPAAAVIKHTNPAGCATADTLADAYEDALATDPKSAFGGIVALNRECDEATAEQVTDSFKEVVVAPGYTDDALDTLFEKDNLRVLDAGDEADFGEVTETTTEKDLVGGRLVQERDLQAPTREELEVVTEREPTEDQYESLLFAWQTIKHVKSNAILFADGTETVGVGAGQVSRVDAVEIAKMKAEKDAEGKSAAGAVMASDAFFPFPDAIEAAAEAGIEAVIQPGGSVNDDDVIEAADEHDMAMVFTGQRCFRHD from the coding sequence ATGACTCGCATCGCTGGACTCGCCAGCAACCGCGGACGGAACCTGCTCCACATCGCCGACCGCACGCCCGGCGGCGCAGAACTGGGCGTCGTCCTGACCAACGACCCGGACGCGCCCGTGCTGGACGACGCCGAGAAGCGCGGGATTCCGACCGAAGTCGTCGCCCGCGAGGAGGGCGAGAGTCGGCGCGACCACGAGCAACGCGTCGTCGCCGCGCTCGCCGACTACGACTTCGAGTTGGTGTGTCTCGACGGCTACATGCGTATCCTCTCGGACGCCTTCCTCGACGAGATGCCCACGACGCTGAACGTCCACCCGTCGCTCCTGCCGTCGTTTCCCGGCACGGACGCCCACGAGCAGGTCCTCGACGCGGGCGTGAAGGCCACCGGCTGTACGGTCCACGTCGTCACCGACGCCACCGACGAGGAGGGGAACGTCGTGGAGAGCGAGGTGGACGGCGGTCCCATCGTCACCCAAGAGCCGGTGCCGGTCTACGAGGGCGACGACGAGAGCGACCTGAAAGAGCGCGTCCTCTACGAGGGCGAGTTCAAGGCCTACCCGCGGGCCGTCCGATGGTTCGCCGAGGGCCGACTCGACGTGGACGCCGAGGTGGGCGCGGTCCGCATCGAGGGCGACGATGACGGTCGGTTCCCGGTCCGAAAACTCGAATCCGCCGACCGGGTAGCCGACCTCCGGTACGGCGAGAATCCGCATCAGGACGCCGCGCTCTACGGCGACGCAACCTGCGAGGAGGCCAGCGTCGTGGACGCGCCCCAACGCAACGAGGGCGCGAAGGGGATGGGCTACAACAACTACAACGACGCCGACGCCGCGCTGAATCTGGTCAAGGAGTTCGACCGCCCCGCGGCCGCGGTCATCAAGCACACGAACCCGGCGGGGTGCGCGACGGCCGACACCCTCGCGGACGCCTACGAGGACGCGCTCGCTACCGACCCCAAGAGCGCGTTCGGCGGCATCGTCGCCCTGAACCGTGAGTGCGACGAGGCGACCGCCGAGCAGGTAACCGACTCGTTCAAGGAGGTCGTCGTCGCGCCGGGGTACACCGACGACGCGCTCGATACCCTGTTCGAGAAGGACAATCTCCGCGTTCTCGACGCGGGCGACGAGGCGGACTTCGGCGAAGTCACGGAGACGACCACCGAGAAGGACCTCGTGGGCGGCCGACTCGTCCAAGAGCGCGACCTGCAAGCCCCGACTCGCGAGGAACTGGAGGTCGTGACCGAGCGCGAACCCACCGAGGACCAGTACGAGAGCCTGCTGTTCGCGTGGCAGACCATCAAGCACGTCAAGTCCAACGCCATCCTGTTCGCCGACGGCACCGAGACGGTCGGCGTCGGCGCGGGGCAGGTCTCGCGGGTGGACGCCGTCGAGATAGCGAAGATGAAGGCCGAGAAGGACGCCGAGGGCAAGTCCGCCGCGGGCGCGGTCATGGCCAGCGACGCCTTCTTCCCCTTCCCGGACGCCATCGAGGCCGCCGCCGAGGCGGGCATCGAGGCCGTGATTCAGCCCGGCGGGTCGGTCAACGACGACGACGTCATCGAGGCCGCCGACGAACACGACATGGCGATGGTGTTCACCGGTCAGCGGTGCTTTAGACACGACTGA
- the purB gene encoding adenylosuccinate lyase: MNTLYAVSPLDGRYAGRTDGLREYASEAALMRARVQVEVEYLIALADLDATPLELSDDHREYLRTLYEEFDESDAELVKQIETEGYGDYSATNHDVKAVEYFVRERVGDPALSHVVPWIHFALTSEDVNNLAHRLLVKGAVENVLLPNLRSVRGLLADLAREHRDVPMLARTHGQPATPTTFGKEMAVFASRLGRAIGRVKDARDGLQGKLAGASGTYAAHVAAYPDVDWPAFAREFVEGLGLEQAPLTTQVNPCDDLAELFDALRGANNVLLDLDRDAWRYVSDRYLGQEATEGETGSSTMPHKVNPIDFENSEGNLSKANSDLVFLGDYVTSSRLQRDLSDSTVKRNIGAAFAYCLLGYVKLQAGLGKVVPDEQVMREDLESTPEIIGEAVQTILRREGHTDAYERVKDLTRGRRVTLDDFRDLFEELDVDEDTREELLDLTPAGYTGAAGQMVENAYE; this comes from the coding sequence ATGAACACCCTCTACGCCGTCTCGCCGCTGGACGGTCGGTACGCCGGTCGGACCGACGGCCTGCGCGAGTACGCGAGCGAGGCCGCGCTCATGCGCGCTCGCGTGCAGGTCGAAGTCGAGTACCTGATCGCGCTGGCGGACCTCGACGCGACGCCGCTGGAACTGAGCGACGACCACCGCGAGTACCTCCGGACGCTCTACGAGGAGTTCGACGAGTCGGACGCCGAACTGGTCAAGCAGATAGAGACCGAGGGGTACGGCGACTACTCGGCGACCAACCACGACGTGAAGGCCGTCGAGTACTTCGTTCGGGAACGCGTCGGCGACCCGGCGTTGTCCCACGTCGTCCCGTGGATTCACTTCGCGCTGACCAGCGAGGACGTGAACAACCTCGCCCACCGCCTGCTGGTGAAGGGGGCGGTCGAGAACGTCCTCCTGCCGAACCTCCGGTCGGTCCGCGGTCTGCTCGCCGACCTCGCCCGCGAGCATCGAGACGTGCCGATGCTCGCGCGCACCCACGGCCAGCCCGCGACCCCGACCACCTTCGGCAAGGAGATGGCGGTGTTCGCGTCCAGACTCGGCCGGGCCATCGGTCGCGTGAAGGACGCCCGCGACGGGCTTCAGGGCAAGCTGGCGGGCGCGTCGGGCACCTACGCGGCCCACGTCGCGGCCTACCCCGACGTGGACTGGCCCGCGTTCGCTCGGGAGTTCGTGGAGGGGTTGGGACTCGAACAGGCTCCCCTGACCACGCAGGTCAACCCCTGCGACGACCTCGCCGAACTGTTCGACGCCCTCCGTGGCGCGAACAACGTCCTGCTGGACTTGGACCGCGACGCGTGGCGCTACGTCAGCGACCGCTACCTCGGACAGGAGGCAACCGAGGGCGAGACCGGTTCCTCGACCATGCCCCACAAGGTCAACCCCATCGACTTCGAGAACAGCGAGGGCAACCTCTCGAAGGCCAACTCCGACCTCGTGTTCCTCGGCGACTACGTGACCTCCTCGCGCCTCCAGCGCGACCTCTCGGACTCGACCGTCAAGCGAAACATCGGCGCGGCGTTCGCCTACTGCCTGCTGGGCTACGTCAAGCTACAGGCCGGACTCGGCAAGGTCGTGCCCGACGAGCAGGTCATGCGCGAGGACCTCGAATCGACGCCCGAAATCATCGGCGAGGCGGTCCAGACCATCCTCAGACGCGAGGGCCACACCGACGCCTACGAGCGCGTCAAGGACCTCACGCGCGGCCGACGCGTGACCTTGGACGACTTCCGGGACCTCTTCGAGGAGTTGGACGTGGACGAGGACACGCGCGAGGAGTTGCTCGACCTGACGCCCGCCGGGTACACGGGTGCCGCCGGGCAGATGGTCGAAAATGCTTACGAATAA
- a CDS encoding M20 family metallopeptidase, translating to MTFDPIDFLEDAVQTPSHEDATEMRELLVETLESADGADRDSCPDSGSDQDPDVRVSVDDAGNTLAVRDAGRDGPHVVLNTHIDTVPPHVEFSRDGEVIRGRGSCDAKGPLAAMLAAFLGVEVERGRLTLAVTPDEETDSTGAAALDFDPEPDAVIVGEPTELDVCNAAKGRFQATVTVRGANAHAAEPESGVNAVRAAGGLLSALDSFDDREDRPDASDALGDSTLTPTTIEGGTATNQVPAECSFVVDRRSVPPETAEGFRDALADHLRAHAPADVSVEVTLAERDTPFLAAFETPTDAELVRTLRESSGGTVRPFGAATEASYFASLAPTVVFGPGALADDEGAVAHAPREYVRVADVERAGEAIEATLATLLS from the coding sequence ATGACATTCGACCCGATAGACTTCCTCGAAGATGCAGTACAGACGCCCTCTCACGAGGACGCGACCGAGATGCGCGAGTTGCTGGTCGAGACGCTCGAATCGGCGGACGGTGCGGACCGCGATTCCTGCCCGGACTCCGGTTCCGACCAGGACCCCGATGTTCGGGTCTCGGTGGACGACGCCGGGAACACGCTCGCGGTCCGCGACGCCGGGCGGGACGGCCCGCACGTCGTCCTGAACACGCACATCGACACCGTGCCGCCGCACGTCGAGTTCTCCCGCGACGGCGAGGTGATTCGCGGCCGAGGGTCCTGCGACGCGAAGGGACCGCTCGCGGCGATGCTCGCGGCGTTCCTCGGCGTCGAAGTCGAGCGCGGACGGCTGACACTGGCGGTCACGCCCGACGAGGAGACGGACTCGACCGGAGCGGCCGCCTTGGATTTCGACCCGGAACCCGACGCCGTTATCGTCGGCGAACCCACCGAACTCGACGTGTGCAACGCCGCGAAGGGGCGGTTTCAGGCGACGGTCACGGTCCGAGGCGCGAACGCCCACGCCGCGGAACCCGAGTCGGGCGTCAACGCGGTCCGGGCGGCCGGTGGCTTACTCTCGGCGCTCGACTCGTTCGACGACCGCGAGGACCGGCCAGACGCGAGCGACGCGCTCGGCGACTCGACGCTGACGCCGACGACCATCGAGGGCGGGACCGCGACGAATCAGGTGCCGGCGGAGTGTTCGTTCGTCGTGGACCGTCGGAGCGTCCCCCCGGAGACCGCCGAGGGGTTCCGCGACGCGCTGGCCGACCACCTCCGGGCGCACGCCCCGGCGGACGTCTCCGTCGAGGTGACGCTGGCCGAGCGCGACACGCCGTTTCTGGCGGCGTTCGAGACGCCGACCGACGCCGAACTGGTCCGGACGCTCCGGGAGTCGAGCGGCGGGACCGTCCGGCCGTTCGGTGCCGCGACCGAAGCGTCGTACTTCGCCTCCCTCGCGCCGACGGTCGTGTTCGGGCCGGGCGCGCTGGCCGACGACGAGGGCGCGGTGGCCCACGCGCCCCGCGAGTACGTCCGCGTCGCGGACGTCGAGCGCGCCGGCGAGGCTATCGAGGCGACGCTGGCGACGCTCCTCTCCTGA
- the dapF gene encoding diaminopimelate epimerase, with translation MSIEFEKFHGTGNDFVVVDADEYVPDRGAFAREVCDRRDGVQMTDGGVTAEQGEDPPSVGADGTLFLALEPKFSPPRAVMTLVQPDGSTAAMCGNGARCAAKWAAERTGADTVMLDTQAGTRRAEIADDEVTIEMGAPSFAPSDVPLAEGRDEPLVRETVAGVEVTAVNTGVPHAVAFVEDVDEVDLDELAPAIRHAEVFPEGANVNVASRRDDGRPAFDQRTYERGVEGETRACGTGAVAIAAVARRLGRVETDAEAVEVFPPGGRLGVTFRGGRASLTGPVEREFEGEIASTPEPWRVSEA, from the coding sequence ATGAGCATCGAATTCGAGAAGTTCCACGGCACCGGCAACGATTTCGTAGTAGTAGACGCGGACGAGTACGTCCCCGACCGGGGCGCGTTCGCCCGCGAAGTGTGCGACCGACGCGACGGCGTGCAGATGACAGACGGCGGCGTGACCGCCGAGCAGGGCGAAGACCCACCGTCCGTCGGCGCGGACGGCACCCTGTTTCTGGCGCTCGAACCCAAGTTCTCGCCGCCGCGCGCGGTGATGACGCTGGTCCAGCCCGACGGCTCGACCGCGGCGATGTGCGGCAACGGCGCGCGCTGCGCCGCGAAGTGGGCCGCCGAGCGCACGGGTGCCGACACCGTGATGCTCGACACGCAGGCCGGGACCCGCCGGGCCGAAATCGCCGACGACGAGGTGACCATCGAGATGGGCGCACCCTCGTTCGCGCCGAGCGACGTGCCGCTCGCCGAGGGGCGCGACGAACCGCTCGTGCGGGAGACCGTCGCGGGCGTCGAAGTGACCGCGGTGAACACGGGCGTCCCCCACGCCGTCGCGTTCGTCGAGGACGTGGACGAAGTGGACCTCGACGAACTCGCGCCGGCGATTCGCCACGCCGAGGTTTTCCCCGAAGGCGCGAACGTCAACGTCGCGTCGCGCCGGGACGACGGCCGACCCGCGTTCGACCAGCGGACCTACGAGCGCGGCGTCGAGGGCGAGACCCGCGCCTGCGGGACCGGTGCGGTCGCTATCGCCGCGGTCGCGCGACGACTCGGACGCGTCGAGACCGATGCCGAAGCGGTCGAGGTCTTCCCGCCGGGCGGTCGCCTCGGCGTGACGTTCCGCGGCGGGCGCGCGAGTCTGACCGGCCCGGTCGAACGCGAGTTCGAGGGAGAAATCGCCTCGACGCCCGAACCGTGGCGCGTCTCCGAGGCCTGA
- the lysA gene encoding diaminopimelate decarboxylase, whose translation MSGERAPTAENPPVRRLADWSPERLRELADDHGTPLYVFDLDRARQNYRRMAEAFPEADVYYAAKANTARPVLQALADEGAGVECASAGELARALDAGVDGSHVHYTAVNPPDRDLDVAVRLAEEHPGVTITVGAEDTLDRLADRGYDGRICVRVNPGVGAGHHEKVTTGADAKFGVPYERAADLAESAAGAFEVVGIHAHAGSGISGEDLSAHRDLVGRMGELARDVEGRGIDLEFVDVGGGFGVPYSPDEDPLDLEAVAEATREALGETEATLAVEPGRYLVADAGVLLTSANTVKETPSGVVVGVGAGMTTLARPAIYDAHHEIRNVAPGADERPSREVTVAGPVCESGDSLGDHWLPDPQRGDLLAVGNAGAYGYEMASQYNSRPRPASVVSDGDDARLARRRETIADVTAVEPEVDR comes from the coding sequence ATGAGCGGAGAGAGAGCGCCGACGGCGGAGAATCCGCCGGTGCGACGCCTCGCCGACTGGTCCCCGGAGCGCCTGCGCGAGTTGGCCGACGACCACGGCACGCCACTCTACGTCTTCGATCTGGACCGCGCCCGCCAGAACTACCGGCGGATGGCCGAGGCCTTCCCCGAGGCCGACGTCTACTACGCCGCGAAGGCCAACACCGCCCGACCGGTCCTGCAGGCGCTCGCCGACGAGGGCGCGGGCGTGGAGTGCGCGTCGGCCGGCGAGTTGGCGCGCGCGCTCGACGCCGGGGTGGACGGCTCGCACGTCCACTACACCGCGGTCAACCCGCCCGACAGAGACCTCGACGTGGCGGTTCGCCTCGCCGAGGAGCATCCCGGCGTGACGATTACGGTCGGGGCCGAGGACACCCTCGACCGACTCGCCGACCGGGGCTACGACGGCAGAATCTGCGTGCGGGTCAACCCCGGCGTCGGCGCGGGCCACCACGAGAAGGTGACGACCGGAGCCGACGCCAAGTTCGGCGTGCCCTACGAGCGGGCCGCCGACCTCGCGGAGTCTGCGGCCGGCGCGTTCGAGGTGGTCGGCATCCACGCCCACGCCGGAAGCGGTATCTCGGGCGAGGACCTCTCGGCCCACCGAGACCTCGTGGGACGGATGGGCGAGTTGGCCCGCGACGTCGAGGGGCGGGGCATCGACCTCGAATTCGTGGACGTGGGCGGCGGCTTCGGCGTGCCCTACTCGCCCGACGAGGATCCCCTCGATTTGGAGGCGGTGGCCGAGGCGACCCGCGAGGCGCTGGGCGAGACCGAGGCGACGCTGGCGGTCGAACCCGGCCGGTACCTCGTCGCGGACGCCGGCGTCCTGTTGACTTCGGCCAACACGGTCAAGGAGACGCCATCGGGCGTCGTGGTCGGGGTCGGCGCGGGGATGACCACCCTCGCGCGGCCCGCCATCTACGACGCCCACCACGAGATTCGGAACGTGGCTCCCGGCGCGGACGAGCGGCCGTCGCGCGAGGTGACGGTCGCCGGCCCGGTCTGCGAGAGCGGCGACTCGCTGGGCGACCACTGGCTCCCGGACCCCCAGCGCGGCGACCTTCTGGCGGTCGGCAACGCGGGAGCCTACGGCTACGAGATGGCGAGTCAGTACAACTCCCGTCCCCGCCCGGCGTCGGTCGTCTCGGACGGCGACGACGCCCGACTGGCGCGGCGACGCGAGACGATTGCGGACGTGACGGCGGTCGAACCGGAGGTAGACAGATGA
- a CDS encoding 2,3,4,5-tetrahydropyridine-2,6-dicarboxylate N-succinyltransferase produces MSLESDIDDLWHRYDGGTLTADSAGREELDALDAFLTALETGEVRAAEPDGDGDWQSNEWVKRGILLNFGLREIAGREYGDVTYHDVLPLRETDDLPGRGTRNTPDGTVLRRGSYVGGDAIMMSPSFVNVGAYVGDGTLVDSCDTVGSCAQIGADVKLGANTLIGGVLEPVEDAPVVVEDGASLGAGCRVTSGFVVGENSVVAENTLLTPRIPVYDLVEEEVLYGHLPPERRAFTRFVESSVGDHDLFDGGAYKPAVVAMDVEETTMEAVEREEALRE; encoded by the coding sequence ATGAGTCTGGAATCCGACATCGACGACCTGTGGCATCGCTACGACGGCGGAACCCTCACCGCGGACTCGGCGGGCCGCGAGGAACTGGACGCGCTCGACGCGTTCCTGACCGCGCTGGAGACCGGCGAGGTCCGGGCCGCCGAACCCGACGGCGACGGCGACTGGCAATCTAACGAGTGGGTCAAGCGCGGCATCCTGCTCAACTTCGGTCTGCGCGAAATCGCCGGCCGGGAGTACGGTGACGTGACCTACCACGACGTGTTGCCCCTGCGCGAGACCGACGACCTGCCCGGCCGGGGCACCCGCAACACGCCCGACGGGACCGTCCTCCGGCGCGGGTCCTACGTCGGCGGCGACGCCATCATGATGAGTCCGAGTTTCGTGAACGTCGGCGCGTACGTCGGCGACGGGACCTTGGTGGACTCCTGCGACACGGTCGGGTCGTGCGCCCAAATCGGCGCGGACGTGAAGTTGGGCGCGAACACCCTGATAGGGGGCGTCCTCGAACCCGTCGAGGACGCGCCGGTCGTGGTCGAGGACGGCGCGTCGCTCGGCGCGGGCTGCCGCGTGACCTCCGGGTTCGTCGTCGGCGAGAACTCGGTGGTCGCCGAGAACACGCTTCTCACGCCCCGGATTCCGGTCTACGATCTGGTCGAGGAGGAGGTCCTCTACGGCCACTTGCCGCCCGAGCGCAGAGCGTTCACCCGGTTCGTGGAGTCGTCGGTCGGCGACCACGACCTGTTCGACGGCGGGGCGTACAAGCCCGCGGTCGTGGCGATGGACGTCGAGGAGACCACGATGGAAGCAGTAGAGCGCGAGGAGGCCCTGCGAGAATGA
- the dapB gene encoding 4-hydroxy-tetrahydrodipicolinate reductase: MSVADDGESASVSVAVTGATGEMGRAVVDAAADRADASVAFAVNRDPEEGASVEGVPVDPAREFDRLLAEREPDVLVDFTGPASSQNYVAVATEAGVASVVGTTGFDESGEEALRECSRYAPVLKASNFGRGVHALRSAVEAAVADLPGYDVEVTETHHNRKRDAPSGTANAILETIEDARAAGSEESGERVHGREGEAPREAGEIGVHARRAGTITGEHEVLLAGNHEELRLTHRAEDRGVFAEGALDAAVWLAGREPGWYDFADVIDGADGETNSSSERGDDR, encoded by the coding sequence ATGAGTGTAGCGGACGACGGAGAATCGGCGAGCGTCTCGGTCGCGGTCACGGGCGCGACCGGCGAGATGGGTCGCGCGGTCGTCGACGCCGCCGCGGACCGTGCGGACGCGTCGGTCGCGTTCGCGGTCAACCGCGACCCCGAGGAGGGCGCGTCCGTCGAGGGAGTCCCCGTCGACCCGGCCCGCGAGTTCGACCGCCTGCTCGCCGAGCGCGAGCCCGACGTTCTGGTGGACTTCACCGGCCCGGCGAGCAGTCAGAACTACGTCGCGGTCGCCACCGAGGCCGGGGTCGCCAGCGTCGTCGGCACGACCGGGTTCGACGAGTCGGGCGAGGAGGCGCTCCGGGAGTGTTCGCGGTACGCGCCCGTCCTGAAGGCCTCGAACTTCGGCCGGGGCGTCCACGCCCTCCGCTCGGCGGTCGAGGCGGCGGTCGCCGACCTGCCGGGTTACGACGTGGAAGTGACCGAGACCCACCACAACCGAAAGCGAGACGCGCCGAGCGGCACCGCGAACGCGATTCTGGAGACCATCGAGGACGCGAGAGCGGCGGGCAGCGAGGAGTCCGGCGAGCGCGTCCACGGCCGCGAGGGCGAGGCCCCGCGCGAGGCGGGCGAAATCGGGGTCCACGCGCGCCGGGCCGGGACCATCACGGGCGAACACGAGGTCCTACTCGCCGGCAACCACGAGGAACTCCGGCTCACCCACCGGGCCGAGGACCGCGGCGTCTTCGCCGAGGGCGCGCTGGACGCCGCGGTCTGGCTGGCGGGCCGGGAACCGGGCTGGTACGACTTCGCGGACGTGATCGACGGCGCGGACGGCGAGACGAATTCGAGCAGCGAGAGAGGTGACGACCGATGA